The sequence AACGGCAACGGCAACGGCAAGGGTGACGAACACGGCAAGGGCAAAGGCAAGGACAAGCATTGAGCGAAACGCCCCGCGCACGCTGTCTGACGTGTCACAAGCCCAGCGTCACTTGCGTGTGCTCCACAGTGCCGCGACTCCTCAATCGTACTTGCGTCACGGTATTCCAACACCCGCGCGAGCGCTTTCACGCGCTCGGCACCGTACGCTTTCTACAGCTGGGGCTCGCCAACTCGCGGGTGGTCGTGGTTCATCGCCACCTGCCACCACCCACTCTCCAGCTGGCAGAGAGTGCCGTCTTACTCTATCCGTCGCCCGACGTACCGTTGCTCGAAGAGCTGGAACCGCCCGTGGACGAACTCGTGGTGGTCGACGGCACCTGGCATCATGCGAAGACTCTTCTGCGGGACGTCCCCGCGCTTCGGCGCTTGCGCCGCGCTCGCCTGGCCCCCGCTGAGCCGAGTCGCTACCGCCTGCGCCGCGAACCTCGTCGAGAATGCGTCTCCACGCTGGAAGCCACCGTGCAAGCCCTGCGCTGCCTAGAGCCGACGCTCAGCGGATACGACGCGCTGCTCGCTGCCTTCGATGCCATGATTGACCGTCAGATCGCCCTGGCGCGTCGCGATGCCACGACTCGCCGCCAAGTCCTCGGGCAGCGGCCTCGCCATCTGCGTCATCTCCCCCTCGCGCTCACGGAGCAGTTCGAACGCGTGGTCGCCATCTATGCCGAGCGCGTCTCCACGCCCCGGGGCAGGGAGTTGGTCCAGCTGGTGGGGTGGCGCGCGCACGACGGCGGCGTATTCGAAGCACGAGTCGTCTTTCCGTCGGATGCGGATCCGACACACCTGCGCTGCGCGGGTCTCGATCCCAGCCGCCCGGAAGAAGCCCTGGTCCCGGCGGTGGCGCGCTTCCGCGAGTTCTGCGGGCGGGCACCGACGCTGATCGCGTGGCACCAGCGCACCCTGGACGCTGTGTCGCCGCTGCTGTCAGCCGGAACGCAAGTGTGTCTGAAGGCGGTATACAAACGCGCCTGGCCGCAGCGCCTTGGCACTCTGGAAGCGTGCACACGAGCTCAGGCGCTGCAGCCGCATCCGCTACCCATCGAGGGTCGCGCGCGGGAGCGTTTGGGCTGCGCCGTGGCCCTGCTCTTGCACCTCACGAACTCAGGGAAAGATCCCAGCACCAACGTAGACGCGTGCGACCTTCTCGATGGCCAGAGCGAAAGCAGCCGTGCGCAGATCGGGTAGTGCGCGCGTGGTTTGGCACGCGCGCAGGGCGCGATAGGCGATGACCATCGTGTTCTCCAAGGCCGTGTGCACGATCTCGCGCTCGCTGGGACCGTGCACCAACAGCGCGCGCTCTTCAGTTCGCAGCGGCCGGGTTCCCAGCCGATCGAGCACGTCACAGAAGTGCTCCGACACCTGTTCCGACCAGCGCTTGGTCAGGCGTTCGAAGCTCACGTGCTGCAGGTTCTTCAACCACTCGAAGTACGAGACGGTGACGCCGCCCGCATTGAGGTAGATGTCCGGCAAGATCACCGCACCGCGGCTGCGCAGGATTCGGTCCGCCTCGGGGGTGAGCGGTCCATTGGCTCCCTCGGCAATGATCCGTGCGCGAATGCGCGGCGCGTTGTGCTCGTCGATGGCGTGCTGCAGCGCCGCAGGCACCAGGATGTCGGCCTCCAACTCCAAGGCCGCGGCGGGCGCCTCGAGCGCCGTCGTGCCCGCGAGCCCCACGAAACTCCCGGTCTGGCGGCGATGCTCCATGGCGCGCTCGAGATCGATGCCGTCGTCGTTGGTGATGGCGCCGTCGACCTCTGCCAGGGCCACCAGCCGTGCACCGGCGCGCTGGAAGGCCTCGGCCGCCCAGTAGCCGACGTTCCCCAAACCCTGCACGATGACGCGCTTGCCCGCGATGCCCGACGCCATGCCGATCGCCTCGAGCAGAGCAACGTCCTGCACGCACTCCCGAACGCCGAAGAAGACGCCCAGCCCCGTGGCCTCGCGACGCCCTGGGATCCCCATCATGGCGATGGGTTTGCCGGTCACGCACGCGTCCGCGTGGATGTCACCGTCGCTCAATGCGCGATAGGTGTCCGCAATCCAGGACATCTCCCGCTCGCCGGTGCCGTAGTCCGGGGCCGGCACGTCCACTGCGGGCCCCAAGAAGCGCTTCTTCATCAATTCGGCCGTGTAGCGACGAGTGACGCGCTCGAGCTCACGCGCGCTGTGGGCGCGAGGATCGATGCGCACCGCG is a genomic window of Polyangiaceae bacterium containing:
- a CDS encoding tRNA-uridine aminocarboxypropyltransferase gives rise to the protein MSETPRARCLTCHKPSVTCVCSTVPRLLNRTCVTVFQHPRERFHALGTVRFLQLGLANSRVVVVHRHLPPPTLQLAESAVLLYPSPDVPLLEELEPPVDELVVVDGTWHHAKTLLRDVPALRRLRRARLAPAEPSRYRLRREPRRECVSTLEATVQALRCLEPTLSGYDALLAAFDAMIDRQIALARRDATTRRQVLGQRPRHLRHLPLALTEQFERVVAIYAERVSTPRGRELVQLVGWRAHDGGVFEARVVFPSDADPTHLRCAGLDPSRPEEALVPAVARFREFCGRAPTLIAWHQRTLDAVSPLLSAGTQVCLKAVYKRAWPQRLGTLEACTRAQALQPHPLPIEGRARERLGCAVALLLHLTNSGKDPSTNVDACDLLDGQSESSRAQIG
- a CDS encoding Glu/Leu/Phe/Val dehydrogenase dimerization domain-containing protein, with translation MQSAEAEQCDDSNTVGGDGCSPTCKLDDPLSVEVGHEYPAGSTAGRFFSDVLSYIDAASPCLEIEPGLLARIKACNADVSPALPVELDDGNIHVVEAYRAEHSFHRLPVKGGIRFAPDVDQDEVMALAALMTYKCALVGVPFGGGKGAVRIDPRAHSARELERVTRRYTAELMKKRFLGPAVDVPAPDYGTGEREMSWIADTYRALSDGDIHADACVTGKPIAMMGIPGRREATGLGVFFGVRECVQDVALLEAIGMASGIAGKRVIVQGLGNVGYWAAEAFQRAGARLVALAEVDGAITNDDGIDLERAMEHRRQTGSFVGLAGTTALEAPAAALELEADILVPAALQHAIDEHNAPRIRARIIAEGANGPLTPEADRILRSRGAVILPDIYLNAGGVTVSYFEWLKNLQHVSFERLTKRWSEQVSEHFCDVLDRLGTRPLRTEERALLVHGPSEREIVHTALENTMVIAYRALRACQTTRALPDLRTAAFALAIEKVARVYVGAGIFP